A section of the Pseudomonas flavescens genome encodes:
- a CDS encoding DUF7660 family protein, which translates to MPSMNLYAHLQAVHDQASFLVFVRALLADRRAAIELEQAGRESDWANSSLADFLESALAWAEDSEFGERQDLAGANPWQRFAVFLYCGKIYE; encoded by the coding sequence ATGCCGTCTATGAATCTGTACGCCCATTTACAAGCGGTCCATGACCAGGCCAGTTTTCTGGTGTTTGTCAGGGCTCTGCTGGCAGACCGACGCGCCGCCATTGAACTGGAGCAAGCAGGCCGAGAAAGTGACTGGGCCAACAGCAGTCTTGCAGACTTTCTAGAGAGCGCACTGGCATGGGCCGAAGATAGCGAGTTCGGTGAGCGCCAGGACTTGGCTGGAGCGAACCCGTGGCAGCGTTTTGCCGTCTTTCTGTATTGCGGCAAGATTTACGAATGA
- a CDS encoding OsmC family protein, translating into MKKTASAHWQGGIKDGKGTISTQSGVLSEQPYGFNTRFEDKPGTNPEELIGAAHAGCFSMALSKELGEAGMTAESIDTKAEVTLDKQDGGFAITAVHLSLKAKVPGADRAAFEKAVETAKTGCPVSKVLNAEITLEVVLEA; encoded by the coding sequence ATGAAGAAGACAGCATCGGCCCATTGGCAGGGCGGCATCAAAGACGGCAAGGGCACCATTTCCACCCAGAGCGGTGTGCTTTCCGAGCAGCCCTACGGTTTCAATACCCGTTTCGAAGACAAGCCCGGCACCAACCCGGAAGAGCTGATCGGCGCTGCACATGCCGGCTGCTTCTCCATGGCGCTGTCCAAGGAGCTGGGTGAAGCGGGCATGACTGCCGAGAGCATCGATACCAAGGCCGAAGTGACCCTCGACAAGCAGGATGGCGGCTTCGCCATCACCGCCGTGCACCTGTCGCTGAAGGCCAAGGTGCCGGGTGCCGACCGTGCGGCATTCGAGAAAGCGGTCGAAACCGCCAAGACCGGCTGCCCGGTCTCCAAGGTGCTCAACGCGGAAATCACCCTGGAAGTGGTGCTGGAGGCCTGA
- a CDS encoding DUF1161 domain-containing protein produces the protein MKGWTAVMLVLGLVGSNAWAAPKSCEELRQEIEVKIQAAGVASYTLEIVSNEEVEDDSMVIGTCDNGTRKVIYQRNDLSGSRMM, from the coding sequence ATGAAAGGATGGACGGCAGTGATGCTGGTGCTTGGCCTGGTGGGCAGCAATGCCTGGGCCGCGCCCAAGTCGTGCGAGGAGCTCAGGCAGGAGATCGAAGTGAAGATCCAGGCTGCGGGCGTGGCCAGCTACACGCTGGAGATCGTCTCGAACGAGGAAGTCGAGGACGACAGCATGGTGATCGGCACGTGCGACAACGGTACTCGCAAGGTGATCTACCAGCGCAATGACCTGAGCGGTTCGAGAATGATGTAG
- a CDS encoding efflux RND transporter periplasmic adaptor subunit, whose amino-acid sequence MTFFPFSIRRRWLLGAVALVPVIAVAWFNGEPTPAYETAVVGRGDVEATVVAIGTLQPRHSVDVGAQVSGQIMRLHVEPGDQVEKGQLLAEIDASLHEATVEADRAALQGLRAQLEEQQAQLLLARQQHERQTQLARLDATREEDVQAAAAGYKSARARLDNLRAKIAESQALLKRNEAQLSYTRIYAPIAGSVLGVDVKAGQTLNATYQTPTVMRIADLRSMTGWTRVSEADIRRVKAGLPLYFTTLGGDERRWHSTVRQVLPAPPVTPTGQGEASSAAAEPEKVVQYTVLFEIDNNDGELMPQMTAQVVFVTASAKGVLTAPLDALQGKPGHYQVRILAKGQAELRTVKVGARDRQVAEILEGLQEGERLVTGDAPAESGMSRFQW is encoded by the coding sequence ATGACGTTTTTCCCTTTTTCCATTCGCCGGCGTTGGCTGCTCGGCGCGGTCGCGCTCGTGCCGGTCATCGCTGTGGCCTGGTTCAACGGCGAGCCGACGCCTGCCTATGAAACCGCTGTGGTTGGCCGAGGCGACGTGGAAGCCACGGTGGTCGCCATCGGCACCCTGCAGCCGCGCCACTCGGTGGATGTCGGCGCCCAGGTGTCCGGGCAGATCATGCGTTTGCATGTGGAACCGGGTGATCAGGTGGAAAAGGGCCAGTTGCTCGCCGAGATCGATGCCAGCCTGCACGAGGCCACGGTCGAAGCCGACCGCGCGGCTCTGCAGGGATTGCGCGCGCAGCTGGAGGAACAGCAGGCGCAGTTGCTGCTGGCTCGTCAGCAGCACGAGCGGCAAACCCAGCTGGCCAGGCTCGACGCCACCCGCGAAGAGGATGTGCAGGCCGCCGCTGCAGGCTACAAATCGGCCAGGGCGCGCCTCGACAACCTGCGTGCGAAGATCGCCGAAAGCCAGGCACTGCTCAAGCGCAACGAGGCGCAACTGAGCTACACACGCATCTACGCGCCCATTGCCGGCTCGGTGCTGGGCGTCGATGTGAAGGCGGGGCAGACCCTCAACGCCACCTACCAGACGCCGACGGTGATGCGCATCGCCGACCTGCGCAGCATGACCGGCTGGACACGTGTCTCCGAGGCCGATATCCGTCGGGTCAAGGCAGGCCTGCCGCTGTACTTCACCACCCTCGGCGGTGACGAGCGGCGCTGGCACAGCACGGTGCGCCAGGTACTGCCCGCGCCCCCGGTCACCCCTACCGGGCAGGGCGAGGCGAGCAGTGCCGCCGCCGAACCGGAAAAGGTGGTGCAGTACACCGTGCTGTTCGAGATCGATAACAACGACGGCGAGCTGATGCCACAGATGACCGCGCAGGTGGTATTCGTCACGGCCTCGGCCAAGGGGGTGCTCACCGCTCCGCTGGACGCCTTGCAGGGCAAGCCGGGTCATTATCAGGTGCGCATTCTTGCCAAGGGCCAGGCCGAGCTGCGCACGGTGAAGGTCGGCGCACGGGATCGCCAGGTGGCGGAAATCCTCGAGGGTCTGCAGGAGGGCGAGCGCCTGGTCACGGGCGATGCCCCGGCCGAGTCGGGTATGTCGAGGTTCCAGTGGTAG
- a CDS encoding HAD family hydrolase produces the protein MQQRTVLFDLDGTLTDPREGITRSVQYALSKLDIHEPDLVALEHFIGPPLLQCFMHTYSLSEARAREAVNHYRVRFREVGLYENELFEGVIELLQLLREQGRTLYIATSKPTVFATEIARHFDFARYFKTIYGSELDGTRTHKVELIAYLLEQEGLDPADTLMIGDRKHDLIGAHSNGLNAVAVGYGFGSLEELSGERPAHHFQTLAQLHQAFAD, from the coding sequence ATGCAGCAGCGCACCGTTCTCTTCGACCTCGACGGCACCCTCACCGACCCGCGTGAAGGCATCACCCGCTCGGTACAATATGCGCTGTCGAAACTGGACATCCATGAGCCCGATCTGGTCGCGCTGGAACACTTCATCGGCCCACCGCTGCTGCAATGTTTCATGCACACCTACAGCCTCAGCGAGGCCCGCGCCAGGGAGGCGGTGAACCATTACCGGGTGCGCTTTCGCGAAGTCGGGCTCTACGAGAACGAGCTGTTCGAGGGTGTCATCGAGCTACTGCAGCTGCTGCGCGAGCAGGGGCGCACGCTGTACATCGCCACCAGCAAACCCACGGTGTTCGCCACGGAGATCGCCCGCCACTTCGATTTCGCCCGCTACTTCAAGACCATCTATGGCAGCGAGCTGGATGGCACGCGCACCCACAAGGTGGAACTGATCGCCTACCTGCTCGAGCAGGAAGGCCTCGACCCAGCCGATACGCTGATGATTGGCGACCGCAAGCATGACCTGATCGGTGCCCACAGCAACGGCTTGAACGCCGTGGCGGTCGGTTACGGCTTCGGCAGCCTGGAAGAGTTGAGCGGCGAACGGCCTGCCCATCACTTCCAGACGCTGGCGCAGTTGCACCAGGCCTTCGCCGACTGA
- a CDS encoding MacB family efflux pump subunit, which yields MVVPLIELRGIRRTYGGENGAPAVDVLRGISLSIQAGEFVAIVGTSGSGKSTLMNMLGCLDRPSAGSYRFAGEDVAAFDGDQLAWLRREAFGFVFQGYHLIATESARENVEVPAIYAGMPAEQRRERASALLRRLGLDERLEHRPGQLSGGQQQRVSIARALMNGGRIILADEPTGALDSRSGEEVMALLHELADAGHTIILITHDRDVAAQARRVIEIRDGAIISDSGATLPSNALPAPDMRQAGRDSGASFFSELGEMMRGAWRVLLIHRFRTALTLLGIVIGVASVIVMLAVGEGARQKVVAEMGVMGANMMYVSSDVPRTGGPIGVLTEGDFEAIGKLREVARVMPVLRDPALIRHSQQALQTEVLGVGENLPHIHRWPVARGRFFSAAENREIAPVAVLGHEVYTSVFADGSDPLGTIILINSSPFEVIGVMSEKGSEAGGNYPDEQVLVPHSTGVVRVFPKLRDESYAAIEVKRSDLVAQAQAALEALMLQRHGRQDFRIYNSAAKLQAEAKTRQSMTLMLGLIAAVSLLVGGIGVMNVMLMTVRERTREIGIRMATGARQRDILRQFLTESVLVTLVGGSVGVVTGLLFGALLIAWNVPLVFSLSAMLLAFACSVGTGLVFGYLPAKTAAQLDPVVALAVQ from the coding sequence GTGGTAGTTCCACTGATCGAGCTGCGAGGTATCAGACGCACCTACGGCGGGGAGAACGGTGCGCCAGCCGTCGATGTGCTGCGTGGTATCAGCCTGTCGATCCAGGCGGGTGAGTTCGTCGCCATCGTCGGCACGTCCGGCTCCGGCAAGTCGACGCTGATGAACATGCTCGGCTGCCTGGACCGCCCCAGTGCCGGTAGTTACCGCTTCGCCGGTGAGGATGTGGCGGCGTTCGATGGCGATCAGCTGGCCTGGCTGCGGCGCGAGGCGTTCGGTTTCGTGTTCCAGGGCTATCACCTGATCGCCACCGAGTCCGCGCGGGAGAACGTCGAGGTGCCGGCCATCTACGCCGGCATGCCGGCCGAGCAGCGCCGCGAGCGGGCGTCTGCGTTATTGCGCAGGCTGGGGCTGGACGAGCGCCTGGAGCATCGACCGGGGCAGTTGTCCGGTGGCCAGCAGCAACGCGTATCGATTGCCCGGGCACTGATGAATGGTGGACGCATCATCCTCGCCGACGAACCCACTGGCGCGCTGGACAGCCGCAGCGGCGAGGAGGTGATGGCGCTGCTGCACGAGCTGGCAGACGCCGGGCACACCATCATCCTGATCACCCACGACCGCGACGTCGCTGCTCAGGCGCGGCGGGTGATCGAGATCCGTGATGGCGCAATCATCAGCGATAGCGGTGCCACCCTACCGAGCAACGCGCTGCCGGCACCGGACATGCGTCAGGCCGGGCGTGACAGCGGCGCCTCCTTCTTCAGCGAACTGGGGGAGATGATGCGCGGTGCCTGGCGCGTGCTGCTGATCCACCGGTTCCGTACCGCGCTGACCCTGCTGGGCATCGTCATTGGCGTGGCCTCGGTGATCGTCATGCTCGCCGTCGGTGAAGGGGCCCGGCAGAAAGTGGTCGCCGAAATGGGCGTGATGGGCGCCAACATGATGTACGTGTCCAGTGACGTGCCACGTACCGGCGGCCCCATCGGAGTGCTCACCGAGGGTGATTTCGAGGCCATTGGCAAACTGCGCGAGGTCGCCCGGGTAATGCCGGTGCTGCGTGATCCGGCTCTGATCCGTCACAGCCAGCAGGCGCTGCAGACCGAAGTGCTCGGCGTTGGCGAGAACCTGCCGCACATTCACCGCTGGCCGGTGGCGCGCGGGCGCTTCTTCAGCGCCGCGGAGAACCGCGAGATCGCCCCCGTGGCCGTGCTCGGGCACGAGGTCTACACCAGCGTGTTTGCGGATGGCAGCGATCCGCTCGGCACGATCATCCTGATCAACAGCTCACCCTTCGAGGTCATCGGGGTGATGAGCGAGAAGGGCAGCGAAGCGGGTGGCAACTACCCCGACGAGCAGGTGCTGGTGCCGCACAGCACCGGTGTGGTGCGGGTGTTCCCCAAACTGCGTGACGAGAGCTACGCGGCCATCGAAGTGAAGCGCAGCGACCTGGTTGCCCAGGCTCAGGCCGCGCTCGAAGCACTGATGCTGCAGCGCCATGGTCGTCAGGATTTTCGCATCTACAACTCGGCCGCCAAGTTGCAGGCCGAGGCCAAGACGCGGCAGAGCATGACTCTGATGCTCGGCCTGATCGCCGCGGTGTCGCTGCTGGTCGGCGGTATCGGCGTGATGAACGTGATGCTCATGACGGTACGCGAGCGCACCCGCGAGATCGGCATTCGCATGGCCACCGGCGCCCGGCAGCGCGACATCCTGCGCCAGTTTCTCACCGAATCGGTGCTGGTGACGCTGGTCGGTGGCAGCGTCGGTGTGGTCACCGGGTTGCTGTTCGGTGCGCTGCTGATCGCCTGGAACGTGCCGCTGGTGTTCTCGCTGTCGGCCATGCTGCTGGCATTCGCCTGCTCGGTAGGCACCGGCCTGGTGTTCGGCTACCTGCCGGCGAAGACCGCGGCGCAGCTCGACCCGGTCGTCGCGTTGGCCGTGCAATGA
- a CDS encoding aminopeptidase produces MLEHCTSFLVDLPRRMAVPLFALLLTGCSTVDYYGQLARGQLQLLHARQPVQALIDDPSTEPQLRQRLALSQEARSFASGHLGLPDNRSYRLYADLQRPFVVWNLFATPEFSLQPQLHCFPIAGCVAYRGFYEQSRARGAAALLDGQGLDTYLGGVEAYSTLGWFDDPILNTMLRWSDERLVAVIFHELAHQQYYLAGDTAFNESYATFVEQEGLRQWRAARGLPALKALPIRPREQFSELVLASRARLETLYASDLDSEAMRAGKQAEFDRLRGEYRQLRATQWKGVGYYDGWINGPLNNAKLLPFGLYDRWVTAFDRLFREAQGDWPTFYRRVAELGALPDAQRLIQLQALDAVRD; encoded by the coding sequence ATGCTCGAGCACTGCACCTCCTTCCTTGTCGACCTGCCGCGCCGTATGGCGGTTCCCCTGTTCGCGCTGCTGCTCACGGGCTGCAGTACGGTCGACTACTACGGCCAGCTGGCCCGTGGGCAACTGCAGTTGCTGCATGCACGGCAACCGGTGCAGGCGCTGATCGACGATCCCTCGACCGAGCCGCAACTGCGCCAGCGCCTGGCCTTGTCCCAGGAGGCGCGCAGCTTCGCCAGCGGGCACCTGGGGCTGCCGGACAATCGCAGCTATCGCCTGTATGCCGACCTGCAGCGACCGTTCGTGGTGTGGAACCTGTTCGCCACCCCAGAGTTTTCCCTGCAGCCGCAACTGCACTGTTTTCCGATCGCGGGCTGCGTGGCCTACCGCGGCTTTTATGAGCAAAGCCGTGCTCGCGGTGCGGCTGCGCTGCTCGATGGGCAGGGATTGGACACCTACCTGGGCGGGGTGGAGGCCTACTCGACCCTGGGCTGGTTCGACGATCCGATCCTCAACACCATGTTGCGCTGGAGCGATGAGCGTCTGGTCGCGGTGATCTTCCACGAGCTGGCGCACCAGCAGTACTACCTGGCTGGCGACACCGCCTTCAATGAGTCCTACGCCACCTTCGTCGAGCAGGAAGGCTTGCGCCAATGGCGTGCCGCAAGGGGCCTGCCGGCGCTGAAGGCGTTGCCGATCCGGCCGCGCGAGCAGTTCAGCGAGCTGGTACTGGCCAGCCGCGCGCGCCTGGAAACCCTCTACGCCAGCGACCTCGATAGCGAGGCGATGCGTGCCGGCAAGCAGGCCGAGTTCGACCGTCTGCGCGGCGAGTATCGGCAGTTGCGGGCCACGCAATGGAAGGGGGTCGGCTATTACGATGGCTGGATCAACGGGCCGCTGAACAATGCCAAGCTGCTGCCCTTCGGGCTCTACGACCGCTGGGTGACGGCCTTCGACAGACTGTTCCGCGAGGCGCAGGGCGACTGGCCAACTTTCTATCGTCGGGTGGCCGAACTGGGTGCTTTGCCCGATGCGCAACGGCTTATACAACTGCAAGCGCTGGACGCTGTCCGAGACTAG
- a CDS encoding DNA/RNA non-specific endonuclease, with translation MWEKTKDFGSGAWSSTKRIAGASVDDPLDSGGVLKGIGNLPPMHKDINNYHAGEWGQMEKRWASDLAAGKDVHVKIKPIYTDGSLRASEFRITETIGGTTSKHTIINPTGQ, from the coding sequence CTGTGGGAGAAGACCAAGGACTTCGGTTCCGGCGCCTGGAGCAGCACCAAGCGTATCGCCGGGGCCAGCGTTGACGACCCGCTGGATAGCGGCGGCGTACTCAAAGGCATCGGCAACCTGCCCCCCATGCACAAGGACATCAACAACTATCACGCAGGTGAGTGGGGGCAGATGGAGAAGCGCTGGGCCAGCGATCTGGCGGCAGGCAAAGATGTGCATGTTAAAATCAAGCCCATATATACCGACGGAAGTTTGCGGGCCAGTGAATTCAGAATTACCGAGACCATCGGCGGCACTACGTCCAAGCACACGATCATAAACCCTACAGGTCAATGA
- a CDS encoding DUF1161 domain-containing protein encodes MRKVLFAAGLMALAGSAFAAKDCEELKGEIDAKIQANGVASYTLEVVDKGSVTDRQVVGSCGGGTKDIVYQRN; translated from the coding sequence ATGAGAAAAGTGTTGTTTGCAGCAGGTTTGATGGCCCTTGCCGGTTCGGCTTTCGCGGCCAAGGATTGCGAAGAGCTGAAGGGCGAGATCGATGCGAAGATCCAGGCCAACGGTGTAGCGTCCTACACGCTGGAAGTCGTCGACAAAGGCAGCGTGACTGACCGTCAAGTGGTCGGCAGCTGCGGTGGCGGCACCAAGGATATCGTCTACCAGCGCAACTGA
- a CDS encoding dodecin, producing the protein MSDHHTYKKVELVGSSSTSIEDAISNALAEASKSIRHLEWFEITETRGHIADGAVAHYQVTLKVGFRVANS; encoded by the coding sequence ATGTCGGATCATCACACCTACAAGAAGGTCGAGCTGGTTGGCTCGTCCTCGACCAGCATCGAAGATGCGATCAGCAATGCACTGGCCGAAGCCAGCAAGAGCATTCGTCACCTGGAGTGGTTCGAAATCACTGAAACCCGTGGTCACATCGCCGATGGCGCGGTGGCCCATTATCAGGTCACCCTGAAGGTCGGCTTCCGCGTCGCCAACAGCTGA
- a CDS encoding PA0061/PA0062 family lipoprotein gives MRQPLLLASLLLLGACASPLPAADPNMAWVDLEGEGIDLLMAERLDRQRVDDGRYFQVTPGAHELEMRFRFEVSGGGGTNMMSEPQQLTCDIRIRYDDFKAGQRYRVEARSIVMRGQAILYDAERNVLARGKNLRCGSF, from the coding sequence ATGCGCCAGCCTCTCTTGCTCGCCAGCCTGCTGTTGCTGGGTGCCTGCGCCTCGCCGTTGCCTGCCGCCGATCCGAACATGGCCTGGGTCGATCTGGAGGGTGAAGGTATCGACCTGCTGATGGCCGAGCGCCTGGATCGCCAACGCGTCGATGACGGACGCTATTTTCAGGTCACGCCGGGCGCTCACGAGCTGGAGATGCGCTTTCGCTTCGAAGTCAGTGGTGGGGGCGGCACGAACATGATGTCTGAGCCCCAGCAACTGACCTGCGATATCCGCATTCGCTATGACGACTTCAAAGCCGGTCAGCGCTACCGTGTCGAAGCGCGCTCGATAGTCATGCGTGGCCAGGCGATTCTCTATGATGCCGAGCGCAACGTGCTGGCACGCGGCAAGAATCTGCGTTGCGGGAGTTTCTGA
- a CDS encoding LLM class flavin-dependent oxidoreductase, whose protein sequence is MTALAKLPFSVLDLAPIRDTGSPEQALHNSLGLARHVESLDFKRFWVAEHHNMDGIASSATAVLLGYLAAGTSRIRLGSGGVMLPNHAPLVIAEQFGTLATLYPGRIELGLGRAPGADQFTAQALRRERSGSADDFPQDVAELQRYLGPRTPDQRVLAVPGTGTNVPIWLLGSSLFSAQLAGERGLPYAFASHFAPRYVHEAIRVYRNAFKPSETLDKPYVMLGVPLMAADTDEQAQHLATSAYQRILSLIRGQSLVQRPPVESMEGLWLPHERDAVGSFLGMAVIGGPQKIRARLEVLLEQTQADELIFTCDHYDFADRLHAFDILAGLR, encoded by the coding sequence ATGACTGCACTCGCGAAACTTCCCTTCTCCGTTCTCGACCTGGCGCCGATCCGCGATACCGGCAGCCCAGAGCAGGCGCTGCACAACTCTCTGGGGCTGGCCAGGCACGTCGAATCGCTGGATTTCAAGCGTTTCTGGGTCGCTGAACACCACAACATGGACGGTATCGCCAGCTCCGCGACTGCTGTACTGCTCGGCTATCTGGCTGCCGGAACCTCGCGTATCCGCCTGGGCTCCGGTGGGGTGATGCTGCCCAACCACGCGCCGCTGGTGATCGCCGAACAGTTCGGTACTCTGGCGACCCTGTATCCGGGGCGCATCGAACTGGGCCTTGGGCGTGCGCCGGGCGCCGACCAGTTCACCGCTCAGGCCCTGCGCCGCGAGCGCTCCGGAAGTGCCGACGATTTTCCTCAGGACGTTGCCGAGCTGCAGCGTTACCTGGGCCCACGTACGCCGGATCAACGCGTCCTCGCCGTACCGGGTACCGGCACCAACGTACCGATCTGGCTGCTCGGCTCCAGCCTGTTCAGTGCGCAGCTGGCCGGTGAGCGCGGTTTGCCTTACGCCTTCGCCTCGCACTTCGCGCCCCGTTACGTGCACGAGGCCATTCGCGTTTACCGCAATGCCTTCAAACCATCCGAAACCCTCGATAAACCCTACGTGATGCTCGGCGTGCCGTTGATGGCGGCCGATACCGACGAACAGGCTCAGCACCTGGCCACGTCCGCCTATCAGCGCATTCTCTCGTTGATTCGCGGGCAGAGCCTGGTGCAGCGGCCGCCGGTGGAATCGATGGAGGGTCTGTGGCTGCCCCACGAGCGCGATGCGGTCGGCAGCTTCCTGGGCATGGCGGTAATTGGCGGCCCGCAGAAGATCCGTGCGCGGCTGGAGGTGTTGCTGGAGCAGACCCAGGCCGACGAGCTGATCTTCACCTGCGACCACTACGACTTCGCCGATCGTCTGCACGCCTTCGATATTCTCGCCGGGCTGCGCTGA
- a CDS encoding immunity protein YezG family protein yields MTPEIQQLQQTIAQGVYEVLPEDGWTNATYSFQAITRFFSETGHYLLNGVKTVSFVAEDEVSDAFRELRTKMAALHENGHAWYTATFTLTPDGNFKFDFVYDELPAFEIIPSPDKWADEFRTYPRAELQDLVPQQPKL; encoded by the coding sequence ATGACACCCGAAATTCAACAGCTGCAGCAAACCATCGCACAAGGTGTGTACGAAGTGCTGCCAGAGGACGGTTGGACAAATGCTACCTATTCGTTCCAGGCCATTACCCGTTTTTTTTCGGAGACCGGGCACTATCTGCTCAATGGCGTAAAAACAGTGTCGTTCGTTGCGGAAGATGAAGTAAGCGATGCGTTTCGCGAGCTACGTACCAAAATGGCAGCCCTCCATGAAAACGGGCATGCCTGGTACACCGCTACGTTCACACTTACCCCTGACGGCAACTTCAAATTCGATTTCGTCTACGATGAACTACCTGCGTTCGAGATAATTCCATCTCCGGACAAATGGGCTGACGAATTCCGCACCTACCCACGGGCGGAGCTGCAGGATCTTGTTCCACAGCAGCCGAAGCTCTAG
- a CDS encoding efflux transporter outer membrane subunit, which produces MTPYLISGLLAALLLGGCTQTADAPADLPAAPEHWRNAAAGSTPAPSNQWWRAFASSELDDLMVRALRDNQNLAAAMARLRQAAASARRAGAELSPRLDGNLAADRQARLGGNAHVDGNAYSGNLAASYEVDLWGRLRASRDRAAFARDASQFDRDALQVSLSAAVASAWLDTVGLQERQRIARLNLENAERVLGTVEARQSAGAATSLELAQQRGVVALQRRELAAVTQQREDGLATLAVLLGGRVDQLPASQARLFELPAPDIGAGIPSELLLARPDLARAEANLAAADANLQAARAALLPRLSLRATLGGSADSASRLFANPLYSLGAALSAPIFDAGSLRADRDLAMAQREELLAAYRGALINAFAEVEVALNGLSGSAAQQQAQDEVLRQAERAFRLAESRYRAGAETLLTLLDTQRSLYSAQDEAARLRMLQLQASVNLARALGGGWREETAESSGAAPSHDGGQ; this is translated from the coding sequence ATGACGCCTTATCTGATCTCCGGCCTGCTGGCCGCGCTGCTGCTGGGCGGTTGCACCCAGACAGCCGATGCGCCGGCAGACCTGCCCGCAGCCCCCGAACATTGGCGCAACGCCGCTGCCGGAAGTACGCCGGCGCCCAGTAACCAATGGTGGCGAGCTTTCGCCAGCAGCGAGCTCGACGACTTGATGGTGCGGGCCCTGCGCGACAACCAGAATCTGGCCGCCGCCATGGCGCGTCTGCGCCAGGCCGCTGCAAGCGCGCGGCGTGCAGGTGCCGAACTGTCGCCGCGCCTCGACGGCAATCTTGCCGCCGACCGCCAGGCGCGGCTCGGCGGCAATGCGCATGTCGATGGCAATGCCTACAGCGGCAATCTTGCCGCCAGTTATGAAGTCGATCTGTGGGGACGCCTGCGCGCCAGCCGCGACCGTGCCGCTTTTGCGCGCGATGCCAGCCAGTTCGACCGCGATGCCCTGCAGGTCTCCCTGAGCGCCGCAGTGGCCTCGGCCTGGCTGGACACGGTTGGCCTGCAGGAGCGCCAGCGTATCGCTCGCCTCAACCTGGAGAACGCCGAGCGCGTGCTGGGTACCGTCGAGGCGCGGCAGAGCGCCGGTGCGGCGACGTCGCTGGAGCTGGCTCAGCAGCGTGGCGTGGTGGCGCTGCAGCGGCGCGAGCTGGCAGCCGTCACCCAGCAACGTGAAGACGGCCTGGCAACCTTGGCCGTCCTGCTTGGCGGGCGAGTGGATCAGCTTCCGGCCAGCCAGGCACGCCTGTTCGAACTGCCCGCGCCCGATATCGGCGCCGGCATTCCCAGCGAACTGCTGCTGGCCCGTCCGGATCTGGCTCGTGCCGAAGCCAACCTGGCGGCTGCCGATGCCAATCTGCAGGCCGCGCGTGCCGCACTCCTGCCGCGCCTCAGCCTGAGGGCCACGCTTGGTGGCAGTGCCGACAGCGCATCGAGGCTGTTCGCCAATCCGCTGTACTCCCTCGGCGCAGCACTGAGCGCACCGATCTTCGACGCGGGCAGCCTGCGCGCCGACCGTGATCTGGCCATGGCGCAACGTGAGGAGCTGCTGGCCGCCTATCGCGGTGCGCTGATCAACGCCTTCGCCGAGGTCGAGGTGGCCCTCAATGGCCTGAGCGGCAGCGCTGCGCAGCAGCAGGCTCAGGATGAAGTGCTGCGGCAGGCCGAGCGTGCCTTCCGCCTCGCCGAGTCCCGCTACCGTGCAGGCGCTGAAACCCTGCTTACACTGCTCGATACGCAACGCAGCCTCTACAGCGCGCAAGACGAAGCGGCGCGACTGCGCATGCTGCAGCTGCAGGCGAGCGTCAATCTGGCACGGGCGCTGGGCGGCGGCTGGCGTGAGGAAACAGCCGAATCGTCAGGGGCTGCGCCAAGTCACGATGGTGGGCAATGA
- a CDS encoding sigma-70 family RNA polymerase sigma factor yields MSSAPPPSTLQSVDTLYRDHHGWLHGWLRKRLGDREQAADIAQDTFLRLLLSGRLPSIDEGRSYLTQIARNLIIDQWRRQRIERAYLESIAHLAEPESPSLETRAMVIETLLQIDAMLDAMPTKVREAFLLSQFEGLTYPQIAERLQVSVSSVQKYMLRAISACYQVLYAE; encoded by the coding sequence GTGTCCAGCGCTCCGCCCCCATCAACGCTGCAAAGCGTCGATACGCTCTACCGCGATCATCACGGCTGGCTGCATGGCTGGCTGCGCAAGCGCCTGGGCGACCGCGAACAGGCGGCGGATATCGCTCAGGACACCTTCCTGCGCCTGCTGCTCAGCGGCCGTTTGCCGAGCATCGACGAAGGCCGCAGCTACCTGACCCAGATCGCACGCAATCTGATCATCGACCAGTGGCGCCGGCAGCGAATCGAGCGGGCCTACCTCGAGAGCATCGCTCACCTTGCAGAACCCGAGTCGCCGTCACTGGAGACCCGCGCCATGGTCATCGAAACCCTGCTGCAGATCGATGCGATGCTCGACGCCATGCCCACCAAGGTACGCGAAGCCTTCCTGCTGTCGCAGTTCGAAGGCCTGACTTATCCACAGATCGCGGAACGCCTGCAGGTCAGCGTCAGCTCGGTGCAGAAGTACATGCTGCGCGCCATCTCGGCCTGCTATCAGGTGCTGTACGCAGAATGA